Part of the Prunus dulcis chromosome 8, ALMONDv2, whole genome shotgun sequence genome is shown below.
GCAGGTAGATTCGCATACAAGTCAGAGCGTGGTCGCATTTCCATGACTTCGTATGTACCCCCACCTGGGAACTGTTGTATCGAAGGCACAAGCTCAACAATTGAATCACTCACACATAAGAGCCACTCCATCTCTCGGCGCCACATTGCCTTTCTCTGTGGTGCCAGTGGCTCTAACCTCCATAACTCACCAAAAACAGTTGCTGCCATTCCAACCCAGTAATTGAGTTCAGAAAACCGAAATTCCacatataaaaatgaaaagtctcTGCCAAAATCACACAAGGGTGTGCATATTCCAAGAGGATGTGACTAACCAGAAAGATTGGTGATGGCATTTGAGATAGCAAGGGCAGTGCAGACTCCTTTCCCTCCTCCAGACATATCTTCTCCAAGCAGAAGCTTAGCGAATCTCTCCTTCATCATTTCAACCTCTGCAAccataaattttataaaaataataataataaaaactttataaaaaaacaaaataaatggtCTTAAAATAGGACAGAGTCAGATCTCTACTAATAAGAAATAGGATAAGGATCAATTTGCTTCAAAAGTGCCTCTTAGGTTTGGGAATTAAACTGGACAAGTACTTTTGAGCACTACAGTTTTCTTAAGAATTTCTGTTTAGGCCTTAAATTCACTATCTACTCCTTTGTCCGCACTTTTCTCGGAAGCCAAACACTGAGCAAGAATCTCCTCAGAACCAAATttagaaacaaaatttaaaaaaaaaaagaaataaagtaaaaacaaaatccaataCCAGACAAATCAGCGTCTCGTTTCTCCGGCTTCTCATCCCAAGCCACCACATCCTTTCCTCCGATCACCGGAAGCATAACCGGCgcctgaaaacaaaaatttccgGGCACCTGACGCGGAGATGACGTCATCGAGCTCGAAGCCCCTTCCGCATCGAACCTCCGGCACGAGAAGCTGCTGCAACTCTCGGACTCGCTCACATCGGCGCTCAGACTATAACTCCCACACCGCTCCTCGCTCTGCTGGTCCGAGCCGTCCTCCGACGACACACTCCCCATTGTCGTCCAAAAGATCCGAATGAACGTCCGTACAGAGCAGATCTCAGGCGCACATTCGTTACGGCGAAGCCTACCGCATAGGATAAAAGGAGATGAAGCACACTCTCGCGTGGTCTGAAGAATGTTGCAGAGAAGCGAAgttagtggtggtggtgatggataAAGCGATTTCAGGTTTGCTCACAACACACTCTTTCACTCTTTCTCtccactcactctctctctctctctccaagcAAAAGCTAATGAGACTCACTCTGGGACACAGTGgggttgatgatgatgaagagaaggcaccaaaagcaaaagtgACGCCGTTTGTTTTGCAGAGCTGAGCACCCGACACGCTCCTTTTCCAGCGGGCCCCACCTATGCGCTTTGATAAGAAGAAGATTACTATGCCATCGTGACGTGGCAGTGTTTGCTGATGTGTACGGATACGTTGTGGGGCCCTGTCTGGGAGATGGAGGGAATTCAGAAGTTTTGCGTGGGAAAGATACCTAACGGCGGTTTAGAGGTTAGCgaagtatttttgttttttcgcTCGAAAGAAAGTTAGGATGCGCGCGTCCTCGATTTAAATTCCGTGCGCTCGCATCCCCAAGCGGGcgattaatattttattttcgttTTTAATCTCTTTAAAAGCATTAACGATTAGTCATCGTTGATTAACCATTTATTTCAGAGCAATTAAATATCTTTTAATGCAAATTAAAGAGAGTGAATACTGAAACGACATCGTTTTCAGCGTAGATCTCTTTAAAAGCATTAACGATTAGTCTTGGGTAATTACGTTGATTAACCATTTATTTCAGAGCAATTAAATATCTTTTAATGCAAATTAAAGAGAGTGAATTCTGAAACGACCCGcgctttttatttcaatgaACGAGCCAAGTGCGATATGGACCGTTAAATTGTTCTGAACGTGGGACCAAGCGAAAAGTCAGTCCTGGATCCCATAGGATCTTAACGACACCGGAGAGCATCTCCATGAGCCGGGGACAGGTCTGAGTCGTCTGACACGGTGTGAACGACAAGTATTCGGTCGGAGTCCGTATAAGGTTACGTATATATACTACGTTATAAGTGTACGCATTAGCCCAAAACAGAGCATCTCTTGGACAGGTGTCGTTTCTGGATTGTGTTTCTCTATTGGGTGTGGTtggcagtttttttttttttggtcatccGTAAAAGTCAATTTGCTTACGCTTTTTGACTGGTGGTCATTCACTCATTATCGAATCGATCAAATCTCAGCCAATCATCCGCGGGTGACATGGTGGGACCAACGTGTGTGTCGTTGATCAGAAAGGGTTGGTGGGAGAAAATTACGATCGTATAGGTGGGGGACCACCGTAGTGTTTCGCTGCACGTGACCGACATATAGCCCGCAGACAATAGGACGGCGGGTCGGGTACGTTTATTTGGATGAGCCCAGTTTGCGTGATGGACGGTTTATAATCAGGACCGTGTATAGAAGGATCTGTGGGACCAATGTATGTTGAATTTTCTGAGCTACTATTTTGAATCTTTTAGTGgataattaatttggtttttattttaattatttgttggTCAGgaatattaattagtttgtgaGATAAGAGATTTGGTCCATTTGGAGTTAATGATAGTCGTGCTTAGGATGCGATTAAAATACTAACAATCCCAATGACACTTGCAGATTAATAATAGTCTCAGTTGTTGATTCAAATGCATGAAGATGCAACTAAACATTTAAAATGCAAGTAAATGAATGCTAAATTTCAGTGATTAGTGATTTGCTTGGCCTTTTGTGTAAATctagaattttgtttttttatttgttgaacCGAATGGGGGAGTTATAACTCTAGTGCTTAAGAGCATTTGATTTGTTATAAGACTTcgacgaaaaaaaaatgtatttgctACGAGACTTGAAATTTTAAGTTCAAATTCTCCATTTTACTGTACTATTGTTTGATCatcaaatacaaaaaagagtaatgctacacttaccacatttttatcccacatttctataccacatgatgtgacatgtccatattatatgtcacatcaattaaatcaatgaaatgtattttaattaagataattagaaaaacagaaactagtattttaattctgtttttctaattttatttattaaaatacacttcattcattttattgatgtggcatatgatatgaatatgccacatcatgtggtatagaaatgtgaGATAATAATGTGGTAAAATTAgcatttaattagttattttttgtttatgggtCAATCGGAATTTAAAGTATTGGGTCAACTCCACTCTCGTCTATATTATGAGCTGGATTAGTAGGTGCATTACCTTTGATAATGTTTTCGGCGTTAGGGTCTCTAGAGGCATATtaacacatacacacacaaacatataTTGGAGGAGTTGGATTAATTGAAATGTGCTACTACATGGCACTAGTATGATTGAACATAATTCAATCCATGTTATTTTTAGGTCACCAAACATTTCACTAGAATTATGAATCCAATTCCCACCTAACTACATAATCAAACTCACAGAACATGCCCTAATAGACATTCATTGTATACCACAATGGGCAAATTACAGCAATGATCCCAAAACTTTAATTGTTGCTTCATTTGCCTCATTGGATTGAAGAACAatcatttattattattattttttggtcatgTATTTAGTAAGAGCATATCTTAACTTTGTTGGGGTCATGTTAAAAAGTGATTACATACTTTACACGTGAACATTTTACTAAAGGCATTTCAGTCTCTCCAAGTCactaaacaaataaaaggaaaaataaaaacaaaaacaaagatgtTCAATATGCTCACAATTCATCTGATTCCCATCAGATTTTACCTTCATTATCATTCGTATATGACACCCTCACCATACAACGACTCCCCTAATATATCGTTGACAGTGACACCAATGCTATATCTCACGTTACTTTGCGGTTCGTAGTCCAAAGGAAATAATTTGGAGTCTTCTTGGACCAAAACCGTGGGGAATTGGATTGAGCTATACATTTTATTTGAGCAGTCTGAACAGGCCCAAACAAGGCCCATTATGTTGTTAGCCGTAACCGCCTTTTGTTATTGTCCTTCGTCTGTGAACGAACGAATCGAGTCCCAGTTAACGTATTTCATCCTCATCGAGCGCAGGTCGAGAATATCAATCATCGTCGTCCTCGTCGTCGCAGCTGTAGAGGATCAATATCCTGAAGCGTACGGACAAGATGCCGAAGAAGATGGGTGTGAACAGCAAGGCGGAGGAGGCTAGGGCTCGGAAGAGCTCGACCGAAGCCGAGCGCAAGGAGCGCGAGGCGCGCGAGAAGGAGGAGCAGTACTGGCGAGAAGCCGAGGGCAGCAAGTCTCGGGCGGCCAAGAAGCGCGAGGAAGAAGCCGAGAAGCGAGCTGAGGCCGCTGCTCGCAAAGCCGAGGCGCGCCGATTGGCGGAGCTGGAGGAGAAGGAGCTCGAGAAGGCGGTAAAGAAGCCCGATAAGAAGGTTGGACGAGTCGGGATCCCGATTCCGAAGGTCACCGAGGCGGAGCTGAGGAAGCAGAAGGAGGCGGAGCAGGCGGCGTTGGAGAAAAAGTCGAATgaggtgaagaagaagcagagccGTACGGCCGAGGAGGAGGAGTATGAGAGGATGGTGGCGGTGGAGAATAGGAATCGGGACGATTCGATCATCGAGGCGAGGTCGGTGGAGGAGGCGGTTGCGAAGATGACGGTGGCAGAGAGCTTGCCGGTAGATCGGCATCCGGAGAGGAGGCTCAAGGCGTCGTTTAAGGTGCGTTTTATGTGGTTATTGGGagaatttagggtttatggtCTTATGAATTGGATTgcattggttttgattttgtttgggaTAGCTTTGAAATCTAAAGTCTAATTCACTTGGATAGAATTTGTTTTTGCTGTTGTTGAATAATTGAGCTTTAGTAATTATGAGTATGAGGGTTGGAGCTCTAGGCATGATTGAAGTAGCTGAATTCTGAAACACAGCTTTATGTGTTATTTGCGATGATATCATGATCTCACATGGCCATGAATCATGATCAGCTTCTCGAAAGCAGTAATTTGGTGTGTGGGTGTACGTTAGTGTTGTTTACTTGTTTGTGTTGGCTCTGACATCTTTGCAATGTGCATTGGTAATTGAACACCTGTTTCAGGCATATCCACCTATTGAATTTTGAGCAAATTTAGCTATAGCTCTATTTCCATTTCATCATGGAGTTCAAACATAGCTTAAAGCAATGAACTATAACTTTTATAGTCATTTATTTATTCCCTTGATCTCAGTAACAAGCATATGTTCTTTCTATACACTGTATCCCTAGAAATGATGGTTGGCAGAAGTTTATAGGTTTCATGTGAGTAGTCGATGTACAGATATATCTCATGTTTGTTCCCTCTTGGGGAACTGCAATTTAAAATGCGATCTTTGTAGTTGTTGTTGCTGCCCCACTTCTGTATTTCAGTATTGGCGTCTCCTGATGAAGTATAATGTTAACTATTGGTGTCTTCGGATGAAGTATAATTTTGGCCAGTGATTTGTTAATGGCCAGCGAACCTTTTCAATGATGTCTTTGTAAACTTCCATTGATAAGTTAGCCCTTTTTCTATCTCGAAAACATAAGTCACCCCTTGTTAATAAACAATCTTATCTCGTTGCTTGCTGCTTTGGTCTTATGGAAAATTTTGACATTAgtaattttgttctctttgTGTTTATAATATGACGAGATCTTGTGATAATTGTAGGCTTTTGAAGAAGCTGAGCTCCCAATTCTCAAGGAAGAGAAACCAGGTCTTACTCACAATCAATACAAGGACATGATTTGGAAGCTATGGAAGAAATCTCCCGATAATCCTCTAAATCAGGTATGTCccatatttactttttttgttttctctggTAAACTCAATGGTTTCTTTCCTGTGATTTGAGATGATAAGTCTGCTTAAATCCTTGAATTGTTGCCCTCATGTCATATATGCTCTCACCAATATATAGAGCTTTGTTCAATACCTAGAAACTTTTGTTACTTAAGACACTCTATATTGGCTTAGTGCGTCATGTGTTCAGATCGATAGGTTTGTGTGTTACATGTTGGAATATATAAAGCTGTTTTAAGTTGTTAATCATATGTTAGGATATCTTTTAGTGAAATGAAGCCAGCCTAATTTCTACTTTCACATTTGCAGTTGCTGAGTGATCACAGAGCATCTTCACCATGCAAAGGTTGTTGAGTTTCTCTCCTGGGCTTGTTTTGCAGATTTCATCATGTCCAACCAACGTACATTTGTAATTTGAAACGCATATATGGTTTATGCCCTACTGTATGTGCTATGCCCGCTCAATGAAACAtgatttaaataattattcagTCTTTTATCTTTTACCCTAATCCCCCCTGGAGCGACATATTTACAAAACTTTTTGTTTAGATTCAGTCTGCTGTAAATCTGGTAATAGTTGGAAGCCATTAATTTGATTACAGGTACTAGTTGGAATTGGAAGCCATTAATTTGATTTGTCAAGATATGttttcatcatatatataaaccaaGTATTGTCCCATGCATTCGTGTGGGGACCAAGCCTTTGAAAAAGCCCTGCCATCTTTGAtcggttttggttttgataaaatcttatttatttcTGTTTCATCATTTAATTGTTCGCTGCCCTAATTTTCTCCCAAAACCCTCAATTCCCCCATACACAATAatgcagaaagaaaaagatatataaagCAAGGGCAATGAAACACGAGTTATAACCGCGTCTTAAATTTGGTtccttgaatttgaaatttcgCAAATGTAATGTGATATGTTATAAAACCGAGGTCAAagtaagtttatttatttatgtgaaaagtaggaggagagagaattttTTTGCACACATTGCGAATGGggcaaggtctaaaatatcggtgatatcgaaaatatcgatcgtccaaaaacacaaaaatttcgatggaaatatcaggatattattgatatcgataaaaattgaataaaaaccacggaaattgtaagaaaaacttggaaatttttattgaaactttggaggatgcttatttagtcaattatctattagtttatcacaaaaaattggaaggaaatgcattgcatgatggatttaactaatttaagttgattatgtaagaacccaaaacaaaatatctaaaaaggaagaaaatatctaaaaagtaaggaaaatatcttcttgcaaaaagacaattttgccctcgcattatttaatgggggaaaatttgactttttgatcgagaaataatttgggaatttcgcttacgccattgcgtagagcgcggcgacaggagttcgtagacacgaagtagacccgaatcggagccgtaacgaagaagttatgatctaaaaaaccgcgaagggaaaaacggtaatttgatcaaaaagtcagatttttatatatatatctctctctcctctccccagtcagctctctctctcctcccgaagCTACCCCCGCCAGCGACCCTCTTCCCTTCCCGACGTCGCACCGGCCACCCTGCTTGGAGCTGATCTCCGAGACAGGTGCCAAACGAACCAGCACACGACGGCCGACATTTCCCGACCCACCTCCGCCGCTGCCGTGGTCGGAATCGGTCGGAATTCGCCATTGAAGCCGACGGTGCAGTTCGAACTTCCAGTTCAGatttctcctccgtttctccaccaaatcgatcgagtaaggtatggtttctcagctatttttcacgttctagctgatggttgtatgtgcttcgatcgattttagctctaaggggttcgattttcgaattgaaatctggccggaacttcggccgctcgaaactaccatttccggccactttttgggggtggtccaagaacaaaagtgactccaaatggggtgttttacctagggtaggagtttggagtctcggtccCAAGATTTTTCGGCGCACccaaatcgctttggacacccaatctgcccgcgcatgtggcggcgcgtgggccagggtggtggcatggctctggccagttttgaggtcctcgtgtcgtcacgagcgcgtggaatttcgcggatctcgattcggagtccgtttgagccccgaacggattttttgtatcgcgcgatccgtgggtgcagtgtcgtgtaattgttggatcgcgctgaatttttgATATGTCGGTCTATGTGATTTCAGGAGcacgtaggattcgacggattgcgaatcggagtcccggatactccagaatcgcgaaccctggggctagggtttggattttaagcgataacgcaattttagctaatccgaccgtccatttcaagccaaattcgcagaacatggttccctctctgtaaggaaccttcaaggaagcccagattggccatcagagatcgtggacccacgggtcccgggtcggccgatcgggcagtgtatcgcttagctgagcgtcAGACCTTTTAAAACTagtccaagtgtctgaaaagactaatgtgggctcaggagtaacttggatttgaacgcacgtatttctaggagccgggggcagggtgtttaattgaaattcttttattcaacagtttattaatttattattcatggataatcaggcatcagaggtccagccgacCAGCAAGAGAaaccttcaaagggtcaatttatctcggaccatctgtgagtggactttccttcacgaattattttatataaatgagttatatagaggatttTCTATaagtaagatttcataagcgattttatattgattttatataaatgagtttatttgaataaagttctttatttgatcttgagtaaacCTGATTGTGGTTTtgaacatgattagtacagtaatagttttataaatctgtgctgcttatttaccagctatagaaacagagtttgagattggaatcagttgaaatagcagcacaatttgagatttcagttattaatcagattttgtttttctaaaggaatttatgttaaacccacctcgtacccatttcctttggtgattacccagagttgggcTGATGTCTATGGACATCCGgcccgatttcagtttatgtcagtgcacttgactttgcctcacgagttacggggacgctccgaccgtgagtgccaggatttgtggctcggcagacttggtgtcccgagacctgccaggattgcggctcggctgactctgtgtccccgagacctgccaggattgcggatcaggctgactacggtcccctgcatcctgccagagcgacccgagctgacttggtgtcatcgaggaatctgccggcgggacaggctgatcatagtcccctgatttcgccagtttgcggctcgggtggactgtgTGGCGCCCGAgccctgccagggaattgacggatatgacaggggtacaaataggtggtattttcaaaggattttgagttttcttttattcaaagatAACTTTCAGTGATTTTATATCGGTTTCTTAGTATTTGCACATGTATATTTCTATACGTTTATTCGGTTATACCAGTCCTTGATTCCTCCAGGCAGTGATGTTTTTATATATCtgatcgattatgtaagtttatgCATCAGCATACtgattcatgcttatagaatctCTTATATTAAGATATAGTTAAAattattgatatatatatatatatataactatatatatccttagttatttcaaaacgggggtatTATATTCTGACTTGTTTTTAAGAGTTtcatttttgtccactcacagtttaaaacttgtttttcgcccccaggtcgTAGAAGTGCACAGGATCCACCATCGGGCCACTCATAGCCTCcgcgcttcaaagtcaggtagagtttagtagaaaatccctgaaaccttgaaatttagaaaattgctctgatatcgagtttTAGTGGGAAAAAATGGAACTGGCGATTATTGGTTTaccctattctggcagttggtgtggttttgttgaatgtttgacaggtgaaaaattttgggattggtcaaaatacagcggagactctgccgaattttcggcagaagtctaagggaattttcaagagaaattgaagtaagaagggtaaaaaggtcatttgtgcccgacattcgccaggtgtcggacacgcgcAGGACTTGGcttgaattccaaagtggaaattgggtcgggtcctgtcagattatatagcgagctgacaaacactgtgagtgtagaaaatatgtagtaattaatgaaagaagattaaacacaccacaatcatttatatataatgatttactacaatattttacattttatacattgcatggtaagatacataaatgacttagtaccacatagagttcctatgaggttcaaaactttcactatcttcataatctctatgtgtagagtaagtgtattgtgaagagtagtcatcaaatgataaatccctaaaataattttgcatgtaattgttaaccaGCTCGCAAGtaatgtattatatatattagattaCATAGATTATAATCACAAACTTATGACCAGTGTGGTGGTTAAGAGGCTGACCATTTTCGGAAGGGAGTTGGGTATATTGACGATATAAGGAAGGATTTGTGCGAAAATATCGCtggacaaaaaaaatgaaaatttcgCCGAAATATCGGCGAAATTTTGGATATTTAATACTGTGGAATGGGGTGATCTCAACTTAAGTCAATacctttttccattttcaacacaAGCTTTTTAGATGGGCCAGTGGACTCTCCTCATTTGTGCAACAATGGATAAGCGAGGCCATTGAATCTTATACAGACAGACAGAAAATAGATCTTGGGTACAAGCCAATTCAAGTGAGTGATAATAAAAAGGCATCTCTAACTCttccattttcttctctccaaTTTGTTTGAAGAAAGCAAATCCTTGCACTGTgcgaggaaaaaaaaaaaaaaaattgtgctCATGATCCTGTTGATGATAattgcaagttgcaacaaGCCCCTACAAACTTTTGGAAATAGTTATGTTGTGCCATTAATACCTGCCAAATATTGGTAAGTATTTATTCCCATCAACCACTTCACGTcatgaaaataaatcaatagAAGAATACGTCAGAAACACAGGGAAGCTACCAGAAGCAATCTTCTTCTTAAGTTCTGAAATGAACTGGTGCCTCAGCACCGGGTACCATGGTTAGATAAGTCAGAAGATTGACCGCCCCGCCCCGCGCGCCCCCCCAAATGTTATCCCTCAGGTCCTCCAAGgcagtgaagaagaagaagaggacaaTTATTGTTGGTCTAAATTCAGATAGCTCCAGCAGAGAGATGCTACTTAGATTGCTCATTTCTGTTGTTAAAGCAGGGGACAGCGTAACAGCTGTTCATGTTCAAGAAGCAGATGCTGATGCTTTTGATCCAAACTCTTTCCACACCCATGAAGATCTCTGCAAGTCCAAGAAGGTAttgaattttttcttttcttttttcgtcaAATTGTAAATTGGATAAGACATTGAGAAAAACTGGGCTTAtggctgtttttttttcttcaatgcAGGTGGATTTCCATGTAAAAGTCTGCATTACAGATTCATATGTTTCTGAATTACCCTATCAAGTGAGGATCAGCTATGCAACAATCCTTGTACTTGGTTGCAGCCTTTCAGGGTAATGAAACTATAAaaccaatctctctctctctctctctctctctctctctctctctctctctctctctcatgtatGGTTAATTTGGTTAAGTACAATGCAGGCCAAGCCTTTCAGCTATCAATACTTGCTTGAAAGGATTACCTCCCTCATGCACTCTTCTGGTAATGGATACTGTTGGAAGAATACTTTTGGAAGGGCAGGGGACTTCCCAACAAGGCTCTGTGAGGGCAGCAGCCCTGCAATCTTCTCAGTCATTTTCTTCCACTTTTTCtgataaaaaatcaaatatcacTCCCCAGTTGCAAAAGTCATTAACCATACCAGCAATGCGACCAACTACTAGACGAGCACTCTCTGCTGTAAATAAAATGGTGAAGGTTTCTGACTCGGTGGCTGAGAAACTGTTTCATAAATTGGCACTGTTAGAAGCAGAAGGGTCCATCAGGAATTTCGCACTGCAAGAGCTTCGTTATGCAACTAACAATTTCAACTCTGCCATGGTGATTGGAGAGGGTGGACATAGTAAGGTGTACCGTGCCAAACTCGGAGATGGTCAAGATGCTGCTGTGAAAGTCCTCAAATCCTCACACTGTTCTGCTGTGGAT
Proteins encoded:
- the LOC117637345 gene encoding PTI1-like tyrosine-protein kinase 1: MLSLRSSKAVKKKKRTIIVGLNSDSSSREMLLRLLISVVKAGDSVTAVHVQEADADAFDPNSFHTHEDLCKSKKVDFHVKVCITDSYVSELPYQVRISYATILVLGCSLSGPSLSAINTCLKGLPPSCTLLVMDTVGRILLEGQGTSQQGSVRAAALQSSQSFSSTFSDKKSNITPQLQKSLTIPAMRPTTRRALSAVNKMVKVSDSVAEKLFHKLALLEAEGSIRNFALQELRYATNNFNSAMVIGEGGHSKVYRAKLGDGQDAAVKVLKSSHCSAVDFFREVDLFSSMKHENIVQIIGFCNNKEVQAIVYNLLKGSLRQNLRQLRWSERMKVAIGVAKALDYLHHSHNPPIIHRDVKSSNILLSYNCQPILSDFGAAMFLQQASANTKAPFDVVGTFGYLAPEYMMYGKVDEKIDVYSYGVVLLELITGKEAIQTDQEIRESLVLWARSFMCSGIWERLIDPNLVEDYNKEEMEMMMIAARLCLMHSSSRRPTMKMILRFFEKPEHWLRMQRERDDFLNGIDLQGETAQP
- the LOC117638851 gene encoding coiled-coil domain-containing protein 124, whose product is MPKKMGVNSKAEEARARKSSTEAERKEREAREKEEQYWREAEGSKSRAAKKREEEAEKRAEAAARKAEARRLAELEEKELEKAVKKPDKKVGRVGIPIPKVTEAELRKQKEAEQAALEKKSNEVKKKQSRTAEEEEYERMVAVENRNRDDSIIEARSVEEAVAKMTVAESLPVDRHPERRLKASFKAFEEAELPILKEEKPGLTHNQYKDMIWKLWKKSPDNPLNQVAE